CTACGACGTTTAATTAAAATTCGAAAAGTAATATTAGCTATTAGTAACCAATATATTAAAAAAACTAGACATTTTAACAAATTATAGAAAACATCCATCTATTAAAGCTCCTATTTATTATTTTTTTTAAAAACGTTTTATTTTTATGAAATATTGTTTGAATTTAAAAAAAATATTATATTTCAAACATATAATATGCAGAATATTTAAGATAATAGGATACTCAATTAAGTAGTATAAATTTATTTTTTATATTTTTTTAAATAATACTCATGGGTAACAATTCACGAGGTTTTCCTATTTTATTAATGGCTACGTAAATAAATTCTGCTGCGGCAGCACAGTAATATTGACCTAATGGTTTAGAATGAGCTTTTTTAACCCATATTTCCACATTTATTTTAATAGAGCTTTTCCCAATTTTTATACAATTTGCATAGCAAGTTACAATGTCACCTACTGATACAGATTGTAAAAAATTAATTCCATTTACTCGTACGGTTACCACTTTTCCTCCTGCTATTTCTTTTGCTAATATCGCTCCTCCCATATCCATTTGAGACATAATCCAACCGCCAAATATATCACCATTAGCATTAGTATTATCAGGCATAGCAAGAGTTTTTAATACTATTGTTCCCTGTGGTAATTTATTTTTTTCTGACATTGTTAAAATATTCACTCTATTATGTTATAAAAAAATTATTTTTTTTTTGGTGTTTTACAATTTATATAAATACCAGTTATTAAAATCAAAAAAAACGTTAATATCGTAAATCCGAAAACTTTAAAATGCACCCAAGTTTTTTCTGAACACCAAAATGCGATATAAATGTTTAAAAGGCTACAAAATAAAAAAAATAAAGACCATAAAAAGTTAATTTTACGCCAGTAAATATTAGAAATATTGATATCTTTTTCTAAAAATCTTTGTATTATTGGTTTTTTTGTTAAAAATTGACTAACTAATAATATTATAGAAAAAATTATATAAATTATTGTTATTTTCCATTTAATAAATTGACTGTTATGAAAAAATATTGTAAGAGAGCCTAAAATAGAAATAACAAAAAAACTAAATAAATTAATTTTATCTATTTCATGATAAAGAAACCAATAAAGAATGCATATTAAACCTGATACTATAATTAAAGCACCAGACGCTATAAAAATATCGTAAAATTGATAAAATATAAAAAATGTAAGCATTGGTAATATATTTAATATTTGTTTCATCATATAAATCCAAACAAACTTTTAATTTTTAAGAACGCAAAAATATCATATAAAATCGAAATAAGTATATAACTAAAACAGAGAATAGTATATTTGTACTGATGTTTAATACTAAAAAAGTAACATTGTGATTAATAAAATAAATATTAGAAAGTATTGCCGTTAAAATAAATTTTCCAGATATCCAAAATAGTACACCTGGTCCTATTATTTTTATATTTTTCCAAGAAATATTTATACTAAGACGTATAGAATCTATAAAGCTATATTGTTTAAAAGAAAGAATAATTGGTGCTAACGATAACAATATTGATAATAATATACCTGGTATAATAAATAATATAAAACCTAATTGTGTGATAAAAGTAACCATGCAGTTTAGTATAAACAAACTAGGTAAAGATGCAAATAAGGAAGATATTGAATATATAATAGATTTTTTTTTATTATTAGACAAATGAGAAATTAAAGCAATCATGCTGCCTAACAATAATGTTTTACTCATTAATAATTCAACAATTTTAAAAATAGAATATTTCAACAATTCATGTTTTTCATCTAAATTCATATTATTAATTAATTCTAATAATGAATTAAAATTCATAAATTTGTTGTTTTCTATTATAGATATAATATGCATATCTGGTTTAATTAACATATTTACTAATATGCTAATAAAAGTAATAGAAATAGATATAAAAAAAATACTACCGATTTGTTTAGAGAAAAAACAATTTGTATCATGACGTAATTCACTAACTGTCATTGGCATATGTATAACTCCTTGTAAAGACTTTATATAATGTAAAGATTATACATATAATTTTAGACAACGATATTTTTTTAAAATAAAAAAAAAATATTTTTTATAAAAATGCTATACTAATTTAGTAGAAAGTTTCAATTTTTTAGTAAAATTTTTTATTTCTTTAATCATTTCATCTTCTTGAGTTAAATGTTTTTCAATAATATTTATAATTGCTGAGCCACATATAACACCAGAAACTCCTAATGAAAGAGATTTTTTGATTTGTTCAGAATCTGAAATTCCAAAACCTTGCAATAAGGGAACAGAATTATATTTTTTTATTTTTCTTATAAAATCAGTGGACAATGATAATTTTTTATTTTCGATTCCTGTTACTCCTGAACGCGATAATAAATAAATATATCCTTGTGCATATAAGGAAATTTTAGATATAAAATTATCATCAGAATCTGGAGGGCATATGAAAATAGAATTAATTTTATATTTATTTGCAGTTTCATAAAAAATTTTTGATTCTTCAATAGGCACATCTGCTATCAGAACAGAATCTAAACCAGAATTAAAACATTGAAAATAAAAATTATCAATACCTTGATTATATATAAGATTAGCATATATTAAAAGACCAATAGGTATCTGTGGGTTCTTTTCACGTAATGTTTTAAGTGCTTGAAAATATTGAAAAAAAGTATTTTTTTTATACAAAGCTCGTAAATTGGCTTTTTGAATCGTTGGTCCATCAGCTAGTGGATCAGAAAAAGGAATTCCAATTTCTAAAGAATCTGCTCCATTTTTTATTAAAACATCAACAATTTTCAATGAAATATCTAAAGAAGGATCTCCTAAAACTATAAAAGGAACTAAACATCCTTCTTGTAAGAAGGATAATCGTTTAAACATTTTTTTATATCGACTCATTATTGATTACCTTTTTTTAAAATATCATGAACGGTAAAAATATCTTTATCACCCCGACCAGAAAGATTTACAATTAAAATTTGTTCTTTTTTAGGATTTAAATGCATTAATTTTAAAGCATAAGCTATCGCATGTGAAGATTCTAAAGCAGGTATAATTCCTTCTTTTTTACATAGAGTTTGAAATGCATCAATAGCTTCTTTATCAGTGATAGATACATATTCAGCACGATTTATACTATTCAACCAAGCATGTTCAGGGCCAACAGATGGGAAATCTAATCCTGCAGAAATTGACCAAGATTCTTTAATCTGACCTTCTTTATTTTGCATTAAATGAGATTTCATGCCAAAAAATATACCAGTTCTGCCATATTTTAATGGTGCTCCATGTTTTCCTGTGTTGATTCCCTTTCCTCCTGGTTCTACACCAATTAAATTCACTTCATTATCATTGATAAAATCTGAAAAAATACCAATAGCATTAGAACCTCCTCCTATACAAGCAATGATTGAATCTGGAAGTCTTTTTTCTTGTTCTAAAATTTGTCTTTTTGTTTCTTTTCCAATAATTCTTTGAAATTCACGAACCATAGTGGGATAAGGATGAGGTCCAGCTACGGTACCGATCATATAATGTGATGTTTTATAATTGGTAGACCAATCACGTAAAGCTTCATTACATGCATCTTTCAATGTACCAGAACCATTTTTTACTGATATCACTTCTGCACCCATTAATTTCATGCGAAAAACATTAGGATTTTGTCTTTTTATATCTTTTATACCCATATAAATTCTACATTTTAAATTTAACAGTGCACAAGCAATTGCTGTAGCCACACCATGTTGTCCAGCACCAGTTTCAGCAATAATTTCTTTTTTTTTCATTCTAAGTGCTAACATAGCTTGTCCTAAAACTTGATTAGTTTTATGTGCACCACCATGTAATAAATCTTCTCTTTTAAGATAAATACGTGTTTTTGTACCTTTAGTTAAATTATTACACAATGTTAGAGCAGTAGGTCTTCCTGCATAATTTTTTAATAAATTATGTAATTTTTTTTGAAAATTTTCATCTTCTTGTGCATCAACAAAATGTTTTTCTAATTCAAACAAAGCTGGCATTAATATTTGAGGAACGTACATGCCGCCAAATTCACCAAAATAAGGGTTTAGTAAAGTCATCTAATTATTTCCTATCGTGTATTAAATAAAAAAATTTAATAATATCTTAATTTTTGAAAAACTAATTTTATTTTTTTATGATCTTTAATACCAGGCGATATTTCTACACCAGAATTAAGATCTAATCCTGAACAATTTAATGTAGAAGCTTCTATACAATTATCTGGGTTAATACCTCCGGCTAAAATAACTTTGTCTAATATGCAATGTTTAAGTATAGACCAATTAAAAGTTGTATTACTTCCTCCAAATGAGGAATCAAACAAATAATTATTTACATAATCCCAATTAAGACTTGGCAATGTTGATTGAATAGCAAAAGCTTTCCAAATTTTAATATTTTGAGGTAGTATTTTTCTTAGTTTATTAATATATTTTGCATCTTCTTGACCATGCAATTGAACTGCATATAAATCAATTTCTTCAGAAATATTGACAATAATATTAATATCTTCATTTTGAAATACTCCTACATGCCTTAATTTACTATCGATTATAATATTTTTTGCTATTTTTTTAGTAATGTTTCGAAATGAATTTTTTATAAAAATGAATCCACCATAAATTGCTCCATATTTTTCAACTATTTTAATGTCATCATTTCGAGTTAGTCCGCATACTTTGTTATTACCTATAATTATCGAACGTACAGCTACATCTAAATTTTTTTTAGACATCAAATGAGATCCAATTAAAAAACCATGAACAAATTTACTTAATTCTCTTATTTGGCGATATTTTGTTATACCTGATTCACTAATTATTGTTATATTTTTTTTAATTAAGGGAGATAATATGCGAGTACGATTCAAATTAATTGACAAATCGTGTAAATTACGATTATTAATACCAATAATATCAACATTTAAACGAATAGCTCTTTTTAACTCCGTAAGATTATTTACTTCAGTTAATATACCCATATTTAATTCTTTTGCTATGTCGTATAAATTTTTATATTGAGTATCATTTAAAACAGATAACATTAATAAAATAGCATCTGCATTATAATATCTAGCTAAATATACTTGATAAGGATCAATAAAAAAATCTTTACATAAAATAGGTTGAGATACACATTCTCGAACTATTTTTATAAACTTTAAATTGCCATCAAAATATTTTTCGTCTGTTAACACTGAAATAGCAGAAGCATATTTTTTATAAACATTAGCAATTTTAACTAAATTAAAATCATTTCTAATTGTTCCTAAGGAAGGAGATTTTTTTTTACATTCTAATATAAAACAAGGTTTTTTTTTCTTTAATGCATTATTAAAATTACGCGTATTAGTATTAATATTTTTTTTAAAATTAATTAAAGGTTGCTTTTTTTTTCTAATATTAATCCAATTAAATTTTTCTTTTATAATTTTTTTAAGTATTGTTTCTTCCATATTTTTCTTCTTTTAGCATATCAACAATATTAATTATATGTTTATAAACATCTCCACTACGAATTGCATTTAATGCCAATTGAGTGTTTTCTTTTAAATCTTCGTATCCAAATATTTTTAATAATATTGCTACGTTTGCTGCTATTAATTCTTCATGTAATTTACTACCTTTTCCTTGCATTGTTTGATTAATGATATGATAATTTTCTTCTAATGAACTTTCTAAAAACATCTTTTCAGAATGATTTGTTAAACCAAAATCTTGAGGTTGTAATTGATATGAAAAAATGTTTTCATTACAGAGTTCGGAAACATATGTCGTTCCATGTAGTGTTACTTCATCAGTATCATTACCATGCAAAACAATACCTCTTTTATATTTGAGATTTTTTAGTATATTAATTACAGGATTGATAAGTTTTTTATGATAAACACCAATAACAGATAAAGGAGGTTTTGCAGGATTAAGAAAAGGTCCTAATAAATTAAAAATAGTTTTAGTTTTTAATATTTTACGAACATTATTAGAATATTTAAAACCATTATGATATTTAGGTGCAAATAAAAAACAAATATTTAATTGATCTAGACTTTGACGAGATTTTTCTGAAGATATGTTTAAATTAATGTTAAATCTTTTTAAAAGGTCAGATGAACCAGATTTACTAGAAATTCCTTGATTACAATGCTTTGCAATTTTAAAACCACAGGTTGCAGCAACAAAAGCGCTTGCAGTTGAGATATTAATAGTATTTTTAATATCTCCACCTGTACCTACTATATCAGAAAAAATATATTCAGGTCTTGGAAAAAATTGCATTTTTTCTGAAAATGCATAAATTGCTCCTGTTATTTCTTCTATTGATTCACCTCGTACTCGCATTGCCGTCAATATCGATGATAGTTGTATATCTGTAATTTTTCCAGAAGCGATTAATTTAAATAATTTATAACTTTCTTTTTCACTTAAAAATTTTGACTCATAAATTTTATTTAAAAGATTTTGCATTTATTACCTTCATTTTTTTTACAAAAAACATTTATTTTATATAAAATATTTATATATTTATTGTTTTTTTAATTTCACAATAATCTATTGATATAAATAATTCAATTTAAATTTAATAAACTTTTTATGATTTTAAATCAGTTTAAAACTAAAAAATAATATGCAACTATTATTTTAATATTTTACATACAATACTTCTTTTAGGATTATAATAAAAAATGAATAAACTAATAATAATTACATTATTTTCTTTGGTATCTATTACTTGGGGAACAACCTGGATTGCTATGAAAATTGCAACAGAAACTATTCCTCCATTTTTTGCTACGGGTATGCGTTTTTTAATCGCTTCTCCTTTATTAATTATACTTGCTTACTATACAAAAACTCCTCTTCTATTTCCGCACGGACAACGATTATTTCAATTAATGATTGCAATTTTTTATTTTTCTATACCGTTTACATTAATGCTTTATGGAGGTATCTATGTTAGTTCTTCTATTGCATCTATTATTTTTTCAAATATGCCCGTAGCTGTATTAACAGTATCGTTTTTATATTTTAAGCAAAAACTATTTTTTACTCAAAAAATTGGAGTAATAATTTCTTTAATTACATTATTAATTGTTTTATTAATAGAATTAGAATCAAATTGTTTTCTTCAATGGAAGGGAATTTTAGCTTTACTTTTTGCTTTATTTAGTCATGCTATGATTTATTCTGTATGTCAAAAAACATGTTGTAATGTATCTATAATTACATTCAATGCTTTACCATCATTATTTTCTGGCATACTACTATCAACTATATCCTGGTTTTTAGAAAATCCTAATATTAATGGTTTTTCTAATAGATCTATATTAGCTATAATTTATCTTGGAGATTTTTCTGGTATTTTTGGAATTTTGTCTTATTTTTATTTACAACAAAAAGTAAGTGCATTTTATGCATCTACTGTTTTTTTGATTTTTCCACTGATTGCAGGGTTTTTAGAAAGATATATTTATAAAAATACAATTCTATTATGTGAAGTATGGTTTATTATTCCTTTAATTATAGGAATATTATTAACTTTAATTCCAGTCAAAAAAGATTTAAAAATACAAAAGGAATTTAAACATGGCTGAAAAAATACAAAAAATATTATCTCATCTTGGTTGCGGTTCACGTCGCAGTATTGAAAAAATGATTAAATCTGGAAGTATATTAATTAATGAGAAAAAAGCAGAAATTGGTCAACGCGTAGATAAAAAAATCATTAGAAACATTAAAATTCTAGGAAAAGAAATATCTATAAAAAAAATAAAATTTCAAACTAGAGTTTTAATTTATAATAAACCTGAAGGAGAAATTTGTACTAGAAATGATTTTCAAAAACGTTCAACTGTTTTTGATAAATTGCCATTGTTAAGCACGAATAGATGGATTAGCATTGGAAGATTAGATCTTAATACCCAGGGGTTGTTATTGTTTACAAATAACGGAAATTTAGCGCATCAACTGATGCATCCTCAAAATCAAATAGAACGAGAATATTACATGCGTATTTTTGGAAAAATTAATAAAAATACAATGAATATTTTAAAAAATGGAGTTAGAATTAAACATGGTTATGCCTCATTTAAAAAAATAGAGCGCTTTTCTAATAAAGAATCAGGAAAAAATATATGGTTTAAAGGTGTTGTGTGTGAAGGGAAGAATCGTGAAATTAGATCTATCTGGCAAAAAATGAAATGTCAAGTAAGTAGATTAATTAGAATACGATATGGAAATATTCTTTTACCAAAAGATTTAAAATTAGGAAATTGGATTGAGTTAAATTCTATATTACTAGATAATTTATATAATTTAATCTCTTTTAAAGAAAACTAAAAAATATAATTTTTTTAATAAAAAAATTATTGATATATTTATATAATAAAAATCATTATTACATATTTTAAAAAGGTTAATTGTGTGAATTTACTTGTAAATTATGAATTATTTTTAGCTAAAATTATTACCATACTTATTTTCATTGCTTCTATAATAATATTTTTTTGTTTAATAATAAAAAGAAAAAGAAATATTAAAAATACATTTAAAATTACTGTATTAAATGATCATTATAAGGATATAAAAAATAATGTTTTTTTGTCCACAATGAACAGTTTCGAAAAAAAAATATGGTTAAAAAAAGAAAAAGAAAAAAACAAAAAAAACAATAAAGAAGAAAAAAAGAAAATATTACAAAATCAAGCGCAATATTTTCGAAACAAAAAAAAAGTATTATATGTATTAGATTTCAAAGGTGGCGTTTATGCTAATGAAGTTATAGGATTACGAGAAGAAATATCTGCTATACTTTCCGTAGCGAATCAAAAAGATGAAGTTTTATTACGTTTAGAAAGTTCTGGAGGTGTGATTCATGGATACGGATTAGCTGCTTCTCAGTTAAATAGATTACGTGAAAAAGGAATACGATTAATTGTATCAGTAGATAAAATCGCAGCCAGTGGGGGTTACATGATGGCTTGTGTAGCAGATTATATTGTATCTGCCCCGTTTGCTATAATCGGTTCAATTGGTGTAGTAGGACAAATACCTAATTTCAATAAATTATTAAAAAAATGTAATATAGATGTTGAGCTTCATACCGCAGGAGATTACAAACGTACTTTAACAATGTTTGGAAATAATACTGATTCAACACGTAAAAAATTCTGTGAAGAATTAAATAGTACACATCAACTTTTTAAAAATTTTATTCAAGAAATGAGACCATCTTTAGATATTGAGAGTGTATCTAACGGAGAGTATTGGTTTGGAACAA
The nucleotide sequence above comes from Buchnera aphidicola (Brachycaudus tragopogonis). Encoded proteins:
- the yciA gene encoding acyl-CoA thioester hydrolase YciA — encoded protein: MSEKNKLPQGTIVLKTLAMPDNTNANGDIFGGWIMSQMDMGGAILAKEIAGGKVVTVRVNGINFLQSVSVGDIVTCYANCIKIGKSSIKINVEIWVKKAHSKPLGQYYCAAAAEFIYVAINKIGKPRELLPMSII
- a CDS encoding YciC family protein yields the protein MPMTVSELRHDTNCFFSKQIGSIFFISISITFISILVNMLIKPDMHIISIIENNKFMNFNSLLELINNMNLDEKHELLKYSIFKIVELLMSKTLLLGSMIALISHLSNNKKKSIIYSISSLFASLPSLFILNCMVTFITQLGFILFIIPGILLSILLSLAPIILSFKQYSFIDSIRLSINISWKNIKIIGPGVLFWISGKFILTAILSNIYFINHNVTFLVLNISTNILFSVLVIYLFRFYMIFLRS
- a CDS encoding DMT family transporter, producing MNKLIIITLFSLVSITWGTTWIAMKIATETIPPFFATGMRFLIASPLLIILAYYTKTPLLFPHGQRLFQLMIAIFYFSIPFTLMLYGGIYVSSSIASIIFSNMPVAVLTVSFLYFKQKLFFTQKIGVIISLITLLIVLLIELESNCFLQWKGILALLFALFSHAMIYSVCQKTCCNVSIITFNALPSLFSGILLSTISWFLENPNINGFSNRSILAIIYLGDFSGIFGILSYFYLQQKVSAFYASTVFLIFPLIAGFLERYIYKNTILLCEVWFIIPLIIGILLTLIPVKKDLKIQKEFKHG
- a CDS encoding pseudouridine synthase: MAEKIQKILSHLGCGSRRSIEKMIKSGSILINEKKAEIGQRVDKKIIRNIKILGKEISIKKIKFQTRVLIYNKPEGEICTRNDFQKRSTVFDKLPLLSTNRWISIGRLDLNTQGLLLFTNNGNLAHQLMHPQNQIEREYYMRIFGKINKNTMNILKNGVRIKHGYASFKKIERFSNKESGKNIWFKGVVCEGKNREIRSIWQKMKCQVSRLIRIRYGNILLPKDLKLGNWIELNSILLDNLYNLISFKEN
- the trpB gene encoding tryptophan synthase subunit beta; amino-acid sequence: MTLLNPYFGEFGGMYVPQILMPALFELEKHFVDAQEDENFQKKLHNLLKNYAGRPTALTLCNNLTKGTKTRIYLKREDLLHGGAHKTNQVLGQAMLALRMKKKEIIAETGAGQHGVATAIACALLNLKCRIYMGIKDIKRQNPNVFRMKLMGAEVISVKNGSGTLKDACNEALRDWSTNYKTSHYMIGTVAGPHPYPTMVREFQRIIGKETKRQILEQEKRLPDSIIACIGGGSNAIGIFSDFINDNEVNLIGVEPGGKGINTGKHGAPLKYGRTGIFFGMKSHLMQNKEGQIKESWSISAGLDFPSVGPEHAWLNSINRAEYVSITDKEAIDAFQTLCKKEGIIPALESSHAIAYALKLMHLNPKKEQILIVNLSGRGDKDIFTVHDILKKGNQ
- the trpD gene encoding anthranilate phosphoribosyltransferase encodes the protein MQNLLNKIYESKFLSEKESYKLFKLIASGKITDIQLSSILTAMRVRGESIEEITGAIYAFSEKMQFFPRPEYIFSDIVGTGGDIKNTINISTASAFVAATCGFKIAKHCNQGISSKSGSSDLLKRFNINLNISSEKSRQSLDQLNICFLFAPKYHNGFKYSNNVRKILKTKTIFNLLGPFLNPAKPPLSVIGVYHKKLINPVINILKNLKYKRGIVLHGNDTDEVTLHGTTYVSELCNENIFSYQLQPQDFGLTNHSEKMFLESSLEENYHIINQTMQGKGSKLHEELIAANVAILLKIFGYEDLKENTQLALNAIRSGDVYKHIINIVDMLKEEKYGRNNT
- the sohB gene encoding protease SohB; this encodes MNLLVNYELFLAKIITILIFIASIIIFFCLIIKRKRNIKNTFKITVLNDHYKDIKNNVFLSTMNSFEKKIWLKKEKEKNKKNNKEEKKKILQNQAQYFRNKKKVLYVLDFKGGVYANEVIGLREEISAILSVANQKDEVLLRLESSGGVIHGYGLAASQLNRLREKGIRLIVSVDKIAASGGYMMACVADYIVSAPFAIIGSIGVVGQIPNFNKLLKKCNIDVELHTAGDYKRTLTMFGNNTDSTRKKFCEELNSTHQLFKNFIQEMRPSLDIESVSNGEYWFGTMALKKKLVDEISTSDDILISKMEEYTVLNIQYIYTKKILERFTFSVLNNIRKMLIKAFFYKNYLL
- the trpA gene encoding tryptophan synthase subunit alpha, with the protein product MSRYKKMFKRLSFLQEGCLVPFIVLGDPSLDISLKIVDVLIKNGADSLEIGIPFSDPLADGPTIQKANLRALYKKNTFFQYFQALKTLREKNPQIPIGLLIYANLIYNQGIDNFYFQCFNSGLDSVLIADVPIEESKIFYETANKYKINSIFICPPDSDDNFISKISLYAQGYIYLLSRSGVTGIENKKLSLSTDFIRKIKKYNSVPLLQGFGISDSEQIKKSLSLGVSGVICGSAIINIIEKHLTQEDEMIKEIKNFTKKLKLSTKLV
- the trpCF gene encoding bifunctional indole-3-glycerol-phosphate synthase TrpC/phosphoribosylanthranilate isomerase TrpF translates to MEETILKKIIKEKFNWINIRKKKQPLINFKKNINTNTRNFNNALKKKKPCFILECKKKSPSLGTIRNDFNLVKIANVYKKYASAISVLTDEKYFDGNLKFIKIVRECVSQPILCKDFFIDPYQVYLARYYNADAILLMLSVLNDTQYKNLYDIAKELNMGILTEVNNLTELKRAIRLNVDIIGINNRNLHDLSINLNRTRILSPLIKKNITIISESGITKYRQIRELSKFVHGFLIGSHLMSKKNLDVAVRSIIIGNNKVCGLTRNDDIKIVEKYGAIYGGFIFIKNSFRNITKKIAKNIIIDSKLRHVGVFQNEDINIIVNISEEIDLYAVQLHGQEDAKYINKLRKILPQNIKIWKAFAIQSTLPSLNWDYVNNYLFDSSFGGSNTTFNWSILKHCILDKVILAGGINPDNCIEASTLNCSGLDLNSGVEISPGIKDHKKIKLVFQKLRYY
- a CDS encoding septation protein A, with protein sequence MKQILNILPMLTFFIFYQFYDIFIASGALIIVSGLICILYWFLYHEIDKINLFSFFVISILGSLTIFFHNSQFIKWKITIIYIIFSIILLVSQFLTKKPIIQRFLEKDINISNIYWRKINFLWSLFFLFCSLLNIYIAFWCSEKTWVHFKVFGFTILTFFLILITGIYINCKTPKKK